One Nitrospirota bacterium genomic region harbors:
- a CDS encoding methylglyoxal synthase — MNHKKIVMEHDKKIALVAHDNKKRDLVEWAKYNQVLLAHHKIYATGTTGEILEQQLGFKINKLQSGPLGGDQQIGAKIADGEIDFLIFFWDPLEPQPHDPDVKALLRMAVVWNIPIACNRASADFMISSPLMDGDYDRLVPDYNVYRSRKIVGDG, encoded by the coding sequence ATGAATCACAAGAAGATCGTGATGGAACACGATAAAAAGATTGCCCTCGTCGCACATGACAATAAGAAACGTGATCTGGTTGAGTGGGCAAAATACAATCAAGTGCTCCTGGCTCATCACAAGATATACGCAACGGGGACAACCGGCGAGATTTTGGAACAACAGCTTGGCTTCAAAATTAACAAACTCCAGAGCGGGCCTTTGGGCGGGGATCAGCAAATCGGCGCCAAGATAGCCGACGGCGAGATCGATTTTCTCATTTTTTTCTGGGATCCGCTCGAACCGCAGCCCCACGATCCGGATGTGAAGGCGCTCCTGCGCATGGCTGTCGTTTGGAATATTCCCATTGCCTGCAATCGCGCCTCCGCCGATTTCATGATCTCCTCCCCGTTGATGGATGGCGATTATGATCGTCTTGTGCCGGATTACAATGTCTATCGAAGCCGGAAAATTGTTGGGGATGGATGA
- a CDS encoding ester cyclase, with the protein MAKRLAEEVFSKGKMDVFDEIFADSYVMHNMPVPNIPGTKEGFRKLVLATRHAFPDVQVHVDDMVAEGDFAVFHDHVEATSTGDFLGVPPSGGRIAWTEIHFLRIVDGKIVEHWTNFDQLGILMQLGAIPS; encoded by the coding sequence ATAGCCAAACGATTAGCAGAAGAGGTCTTCAGCAAGGGAAAGATGGATGTCTTTGACGAGATATTCGCGGACAGCTATGTAATGCACAACATGCCCGTTCCGAACATACCCGGAACGAAAGAGGGGTTCAGGAAACTGGTGCTCGCGACGAGGCACGCATTCCCCGACGTTCAGGTGCACGTCGACGACATGGTCGCGGAGGGTGACTTTGCTGTTTTTCACGACCATGTTGAGGCAACGAGCACGGGCGATTTTCTGGGTGTTCCGCCGAGCGGCGGGCGGATCGCGTGGACCGAGATCCACTTCCTCCGGATCGTGGACGGCAAGATCGTGGAGCATTGGACCAACTTTGACCAGCTTGGGATCCTGATGCAACTCGGAGCCATCCCCTCGTAG